CACGTGACATGCCTCCTGTACCATATTCATCTACAAACATCTAAGGTTTTGTTTCGCGCCAACGTTGATTTATTCTGGAATGATCGTTCCAGAATAAGGCCATTATAACATACAAACGTTATAAATTTATTTTTCTTGATAAAAGTTAAGAATTGAGCAGACGAATAACGACTTGTTTGAAGGCGTGTATATCAGCAAAATCGGGCTTCATTCCATTAATTGTGATGAAACCCTGTATGCTGCTGAGTATGAGATAGGCTAAGTCTGTGGGGTCTTCCTGCGCGGTAATGGTTCCTGCTTTTTGGCCTTTTGCCAATATATCGGAGATGATTCCGGCGATATCGAGATAGTGGGCAAATAGTAACTCTGTGACGTCCTTATCGCGCATTCCAAATTCAACCATCGTATTAAATGCCATTGATCCATAAGTAGAGCGAGTCGGCAGGACTGTTTCCGCTGATGCAAATAAAGTTTCGATAAATTGTGTCGCTGACGTGACTTCCTGGGCCATCTGGGCCGCTTGATCATGTTCCAGCTTGCAAAAGCGGGCTAATGCTGCCAGAAAGATACTGCGCTTATCACCAAATGTCTCGTATAGGCTGCTGCTGCTAATCCCCATGGCCTCTTTTAGAGTGCGGATCGATGTTCCTTCGTAACCCTGCTCCCAAAAAACCAGCATTGCTTTTTCTAAGACCGCATCTTTATCAAACTCGCGTTTTCTAGCCATGATGTTCTTCACTTATTTTGCTTGGAGTGTTAGTTTTACACGCGATCAGCAGATGTGGCTATGCCGACTCAAGCGAAAAGACCCGTTCAACGAGTTATTAGAGGAAATGGCAATGACCATGTGTTTGTGTTGACCAATTATAAAGGCGGTGCCAGCAAAATCGACAACCGCCTTCCTAAAATGCAGTTACTAATTGTATGCCTGGGAAAATATTCAGAGCCTATATACTTTGTAGTCTGAAAGCTTGACATCGTACATTTGCTCTGTATCAATACGTTAACAACGCGTTTCACAGATGGGTTCCACAAATGAGGCTATTCCACGCTCTCCCTCACAGAGTTGGATGAGCTGGCGGGCATCGAGCCGCAGGCATTTTGCAAGATTGAAGATCATATCATCAGTGGGGATGCGTTCGCTGTTCTCGATACGTACCAGCGTCCGTGTTGAGACACCGATGAGATCCGCCAGGGTGCGTTGACTGATGCCGCGTTGATTTCGAGCTTCCTTGATAAGCCTTCCGATAGTCATTAATCCCTCCCGATGTTCCCCTTTGTGTATCTACTATGCCATGCATGGGGCCTTAACCTATAGGGGACAACCCCTATGATTTACACGAATAGGTTCGGGAATACGCCCTAATTTGCTCCCTTGAATTTGACACGGGGCCAAAAAAGGCGAAATCACTATGCTGAGGGGCGTTCCAACGAGAAGTGGGGGCTAAAAATGAGTCAAAATCGGACAAACCTTGGCGAAAATCTCACCGAATTTGGTTTTTAAAATGTAACGCCCGATAATGGACACAATGTCCAGCAAAATCGCTTGTTTTTCCTCAGAAAATGGGTATATTTAAAGGTGTGAGTCAAACAGCCCTCTAAGAGGTGCCTCACCCCGCAAGGGGATTGAAACCCGTACCATGGCCTTCACGACCGCTGATGTTGTTAAGCTCTAAGAGGTGCCTAACCCCGCAAGGGGATTGAAACCCGTACCATGGCCTTCACGACCGCTGATGTTGTTAAGCTCTAAGAGGTGCCTAACCCCGCAAGGGGATTGAAACATATTCCCATGAGCCGTGGCACCTGGAGGGGATCTCCTCTAAGAGGTGGCTTACCCCGCAAGGGGATTGAAACTGCCAGAGTGTAGAAGGTTTTCTCCTTAGGAGTCCCCTTCTCTAAGAGGTGCCTAACCCCGCAAGGGGATTGAAACGCAATAGCCCAATTACGAATAATACAAAAGCGAACTTCCTCTAAGAGGTGCCTAACCCCGCAAGGGGATTGAAACTTTTGGTGATCATGAAATTCTCCTTTCTGATCACTCCTCTAAGTAGTGACTTACCCCGCAAGGGGATTGAGACTGTAGTTCAGCCTCGTCCGTTGCGAATACTCCAAAGGCTCTAAGAGGTGGCTTACCCCGCAAGGGGATTGAAACTGATAGCCTCAAGAGAGCCATCAGAACAGCAAACAGTCTCTAAGAGGTGGCTTACCCCGCAAGGGGATTGAAACCAGAACCACAGCAACGCTGCTTACCTGTGCCACAGTCCTCTAAGAGGTGACTTGCTCCGCAAGGGGATTGAAACCTGCGCCATTAATATGATCCGCAAAACCTATACGCAAACTCTAAGAGGTGACTTACCCCGCAAGGGGATTGAAACCATTGGCTACCAGTAGGGAGTGCTTCAGTGCCAAGATCTCTAAGAGGTGACTTACCCCGCAAGGGGATTGAAACGGTAGTCTTGGTAGGCCAGCCGCTCCGTTTTCTCGTCTCTAAGAGGTGACTTACCCCGCAAGGGGATTGAAACGGTAGTCTTGGTAGGCCAGCCGCTCCGTTTTCTCGTCTCTAAGAGGTGGCTAACCCCGCAAGGGGATTGAAACTGCCCAGCAGGGCACACATTACAACAATGAAGTTCTTCCTCTAAGAGGTGCCTAACCCCGCAAGGGGATTGAAACATTTATCTCGAAATCAGGACCTTCTACCGACTGCCAACCTCTAAGAGGTGGCTTACCCTGCAAGGGGATTGAAACAAGCTGGTGCCTTCACATCCGGCTGATTGCATAGGCTCTAAGAGGTGGCTTACCCCGCAAGGGGATTGAAACTAGAGCATCTTCAATAATGCTCTTACTCCGGTACATATTCTCTAAGAGGTGGCTTACCCCGCAAGGGGATTGAGGAACTAAAAAGCCACCCTCGTATGAAGGTGGCTTTTTCGTGTAACTATATAGATATAAGGTTTAGATTTTATAGCTGCACATTGAAGTATTCTTGTGCATCACGATCATATTGATAATGTTGGACTTTGTATTGTAAATCACGATAGTTAGCACCCAGAGCATACGTGATGCCTGCGACTGGACCTTGTACAAAGATATGTAGTTGTGGGTTTTCGTGACCCTTGTGGCATAATTTGATAGAATTTTGAATGGTGTTTACTGCATCTTTCCACTGATTTTCTTCTTCTGTCGGTCGATCAAGAATATAACTTAGGCTGTTTGTTTTGGTATGTTGGTTATAGGTGATTTTTGCAGGCCCTCTAACCAGTAACATTCTTAAGTGAGCTTTTGGATCTTCCTTTAAAAAGTGTTTTGCAATACGTACTGGAAAATCGTCTGATTCATATTGGCCTGAAAATTGCAGAGCTACTTGTATATTAAACTGGTAGTTCATTTTGTCGTCTGCACGTCCGACTAAATAAGCTGTGCAAAATGAGGTTGATAGCAAGGGTAATCCGATAAGTTCGATTTCAGCATCTAAGTTTACATAGAAAGTTTTGTATGTTCTTACCTCGGCTGTAGCTTCTTGAAATGTCATTTTAGAATTATTTAGAAGATTGTTTGTGACAACAATAGCTTCTTGGTAGACAGATGTTTGTGGAGCTAACTTTTTTATAGCCTCTTCTAGTGTCTCTAGAGCATGAGTATTCTGACTATGGAACACTGCGTTGGTTTCACTCATTCCAAATGGGAAATCTGCTTCTTGATATACATAAGGAATAATTGGGACTTTAGATGCTTTAGCCGCGTTAATCTCTGCTTTGCACCAATCTGAAGTAGCACTTTGAGGCGATAAAATAAACACCATTACAGAACTGTTTTTAACAGCAGTTTGAATAGCATCTTGCCAATTTGTACCTGGAATAATATCACTCTGATCTAGCCATATGTGAAAATTTCGGCGTAGTTGAGTGATTAATCTTTGAACGATTCCATCCTCAGATTTGACATCTTCTCGGGAGTAGCTGATGAAAATATGGGACATTGTATTTGCTCCTAATTCTTTAGCACATCAAGCAGCGTCTGGCGCTTATGCTTGCGTTTGACCTCATAAAAGCGTTCCAATTTCTGGTAGATACTGCTCAACTGGTTTTCGATTGTTTTTTCGGATTTATTCAAAATTTCCGCCAGCCGTTCATTCGTCGCATGAGGATGATCGCTCAGTAAATTGACTAGCGCTTGCTCTTGCTCGCTGAGGGTTTCATACCAGCGAGTTCGTGGGCTACGTTGCTGCTCTAGCAATGTGTCGATGTTCATCTCTGCGAGTGTTTCCGGCAGGAAGCGCGATGGCAGAATCGGCAGTGGGACGGGCTGTATTTGCTCCTGAAAACCAGGTGGAACATGATAGCATCCTGGTTTCATCAAGGCTGGCGGCGATAGAATCGTCCATGCGCGGTCATTTGCCCCAAAGAGAAGCGAGGCCGCGAGTGTGGCATAGATACTCATGGCTTTTCTGCCACCAGCCACTAGCAGATGAATGGTATCGCGTTGGGAACGGTACTTTTTCAGAACAGCGAGAACGCCAATGTGGTAGGCTTCTGCACTGTACTGATTCGTGATGTCCAGCAGCGGATCCCCATTGGGAAACGTGATTTGATAATAGACCACTGGTAAGCCTGCATAATCCTGTTTTAGCACAGACTTGAGATCACGGAGGGCTTCAGCAATGCCGGAGTGCATCGGTTCTGTGTGTAAAATACCGATCAAATCGTAGGTGTAGCGAGGCAATAGCACGTCCAGGGCAATGGTGATTGCCTCTGGACGCTGCCCCAATGTCGCCAGGAAAACGGTCGTCATCTTTTCTACCAAGACCACATTGCGTTTTGTCGCAACTTATCACCTGAATGAGCCGATTGCTTAGGGAATAACCCCTAAAAATAGGATTATTTACTAGTATACTATTACATAGTCTAACTTATAGCATTAACTTTGACAATTAATAGAAGGAATCTCCGCTAAATGGCTTCTGATGACTTGATTGCTGCCGTATTCGTACTCAAATATAAAGAACGTTTCCATAGTGGCGGCAAATACATGGGGCGCGCCGCACATAAGCTGGGACTGGGTTTATTGGGGGAAGTGGCGCCGGAGCTGGCCCAGCGTTTGCATGATACCAATGCGATGCTCCCCCTGACCGTGAGCGACCTGTTCCAGAGCGATGCACAGCATCATTGGTTGCGCATGACGGGGCTGAACGCAGAGGTGGTTTCCGCGATTGAGACAGCAGCCAATCAGCCAGGGCTTGCTGTCGATGATTGGACGGTGGCGGCGGCGATGACGCGCATGCACGATTGGTCCGGGGTGAGCAGCATCACGGATCTGCTGCGTGAAGGCTGGCAGAACCAGCGAGAGATTCGGCTGCATTTTGAGACGGCGACCGCGATCAAGAGCAAGGGCCTATATCGACCTCTGCCGGACCCGACGTTGATTTTTAAGTCCTTGTTTGAACGCTGGAAGGCGCTCGTTGCAGCAGAACTGCCATATCGACCCTCGACAGAAGCCTGGGACCTGTTTTTGCTGTATGGCGTCAGCGTGAGGGATTATCAGACGCGCCTGGTGCAGGTGCCGATGAAGCAAGCGATGATCCCGGCGTTTTGCGGGGATGTCAGCTATGGGGTAGAGCCTCCGACGCGGGCCTTAAAGCGTCTGGCGGAACAAGACGCGCTTGCGGCAGAAGTTGTGGCGCATTATGATGATTTATGTTGCTTGCTGAACCTGTTAACCGATTTTGGCTTTTATAGTGGCGTGGGCATCAAGACGGCGCAGGGTATGGGCATGATGCGCCGCTATCATGAAACAACATAAAAGAATCGACATCATGTGACGAAACTCCCCTGGGTTTTCGTGCAGGAAACGAGTTTCGTCAGGGAGCTTGTGCGATGGCTATTTTTGCGCTAAAGTTGAAAAAGTCGTATCTTAAAAACAGCCTTTTCCGGCAATTTGAGGCCTTAAAGGTCTTAAATGTGCTGTGTTCGTTGTTTTTCAGGCAGGCCTGCAGAAGGTAACTTCCCCTCAAGGGGATTGAAACTCTATCATCTGCATAATGGTAGCAAACGAGATATGACCTGCAGAAGGTAACTTCCCCGCAAGGGGATTGAAACGTCATGATATGGCTGACGGGTATGGTGGTGCTCATCCTGCAGAAGGTAACTTCCCCGCAAGGGGATTGAAACGGGTAAAACCGCGATGTGGTCTCTTTTACCCACACCCTGCAGAAGGTAACTTCCCCGCAAGGGGATTGAAACATACCATTACTCCTTGATAAGTCCGTTATCCCAATATCCTGCAGAAGGTAACTTCCCCGCAAGGGGATTGAAACTTACCTGAAGGTGAAGGTTGAGATCCGCTATGAGGTCCTGCAGAAGGCAATTTCCCCCGCAAGGGGATTGAAACCTGTGTGGTTTGGGGGCTGTTATCCTCCGTAGCTTCCTGCAGAAGGCAATTTCCCCGCAAGGGGATTGAAACTCACGTTGGCAGTACTGAGATAGCGCGGTCCTGTCCCCTGCAGAAGGCAATTTCCCCGCAAGGGGATTGAAACTGTCACCCATGCGCCCCTCATGGTGCCCTCGTTTCCTGCAGAAGGCAATTTCCCCGCAAGGGGATTGAAACATACTGCCTATCGTGGCGATCATCTGATTGATATGCCTGCAGAAGGTCATTTCCCCGCAAGGGAATTGAAACGCGATCGGGTTGCGCTGGTAGGCCGCGTGGGTATTCTCCTGCAGAAGGCAATTTCCCCGCAAGGGGATTGAAACAGGCGCAGGATGGCCGTGCCGTTGAACACATGGAGCCCTGCAGAAGGACATTTCCCCGCAAGAGGATTGAGCTTTATTTCCGAGAACCGCACTCATTCAGGTGCGGTTTTTTGTTGCTGAGGTGGTCATTTTTGCCTGCTGAAATTTGACACGGGGCCGAAAACGACGAAATCACTATGCTGAGGCGAGCTTTAGGGAGAACTCGGGGCTAAAAATGAGTCAAAATCGCACAAACCTTGGTGAAAAGTTCACCGAATTTGGTTTTTAAAATGTAACGCCCGATAATGGACACAATGTCCAGCAAAATCGCTTGTTTTTCCAGAGGAAATGGGTATATTTAAAGGTGTGAGTCAAATAGTCCTCTAAGAGGTGACTTATCCCGCAAGGGGATTGAAACTAGGGATGAAGATATCGCCGATACCGCTGGGATCTAATACTCTAAGAGGTGACTTACCCCGCAAGGGGATTGAAACAGTGTGAGCACATGCGAGAATTCGCTTTCGGTGTAGCCTGCAGAAGGCAATTTCCCCGCAAGGGGATTGAAACACCGTACCATCTGTTGCGACGGTGTGCGTCTCACCCTGCAGAAGGCTATTTCCCCGTAAGGGGATTGAAACAGGTCTCCGGGTTCGACGTTAAGCGTGATGAGCTTCCCTGCAGAGGGACATTTCCCCGCAAGGGGATTGAAACGGTAATTGCTAATTGCTAATTGCTAATTGCTAATCCTGCAGAAGGCTGTTTCCCCGCAAGGGGATTGAAACTCACAATCGTCAGTAAAGCCGGAACCACGCGTATGACCCTGCAGAAGGCTATTTCCCCGCAAGGGGATTGAAACGATGCAAAGTGGCGCACCTTCAACAAGCACGCAACCTGCAGAAGGCTATTTCCCCGCAAGGGGATTGAAACATCATATACAGGGCTGTGCATTGGATAGTGCTGTAACCTGCAGAAGGCAATTTCCCCGCAAGGGGATTGAAACCGGCACTTTACCGGTAAGAATAGCCACAATCGTGACCTGCAGAAGGCAATTTCCCCGCAAGGGGATTGAAACATCAATGCCAGAAATGTTGAGACAACTTGCGCTAACCTGCAGAAGGCTATTTCCCCGCAAGGGGATTGAAACGTCACATGATCTTCGTGAATAAAAGCCATTGCGGCCTGCAGAAGGTAATTTCCCCGCAAGGGGATTGAAACATCAACAAAGAGCCAATTATATTGGGGGATGGATAACCTGCAGAAGGTAATTTCCCCGCAAGGGGATTGAAACCGGTTGATGCTGCTCACGTGGTACGGCAGCACGTGCCTGCAGAAGGCAAGTTTCCCCGCAAGGGGATTGAAACACGGTTGCGCCGTGACCTGATACCAGCGTTTTGCCAGCTCTAAAAGGTGCCTAACCCCGCAAGGGGATTGAAACGAACGACCAATTGCTTCAATGCTCGGGAAGCTCTCCTCTAAGAGGTGCCTAACCCCGCAAGGGGATTGAAACATAAACCAGTCGAAGAGGTCCGTCAAAAATGGCGAGCCTGCAGAAGGCTATTTCCCCGCAAGGGGATTGAAACACCAGATGATGGGCTATTTCTGGCGCGTGTGTCCCCACCGAAAGACTATTTTCATCAGTAAAGTTAGCAACTTCAATTCAGGTACCTCAGCCAGTTCAGAGATAATACGAGGATAGGAAAACAAAAAACCGACAGAAAATATTCTGCCGGTTTTTGTAAAACCCAGTTTTCGAAATGGGTCTTATACTGCGGGGAGGACAGGATTCGAACCTGCGGCCGGAGGATAAGTCCGGCAACCGCTTAGCAGGCGGCCCCAATCGTCCACTCTGGCACCTCCCCATGAGGTAAAACGATGTAGTTATAAAGGAATGTAGCGGAGAGGACAGGATTCGAACCTGCGGTACCCTTGCGGGCACGACGGTTTTCAAGACCGTTGCCTTCAACCACTCGGCCACCTCTCCAAGCCGAGGTCGGCTAGCGAGAAGAATCCTAACATACAGGCGAATAAGCGTCAATGCTGAGGTGTTGATATTGCCTTGAAAGTTGCTCTAAAAGAGCGATAACTGTTGTGCTGGACGATGACCATCCAGCAAGACATAGGGAGCCATCTGCTGAGGGTTGCGAATGCCGAGGTGGGCGAGCTGCCCCAGGTCTATCAGCTTGCGCTCTTTCCGGGCAGATAGGATGGTATCTGCGGCTTTGAGGCCAATCCCCGGGACCCGCAGAAGCTCGCTGCGATCTGCATTCATAAGGTCAATTGGCTGATGCTTAAGGTGAAGGTCAGCCCAGGCCTGTTTAGGATCGACATCGGTACGCAGATTGCCATCGAATAAGAAGGGCAGGTCCTCTACATCCCATTGATAATCTCGCAATAGGAAGCTGGATTGATACAGTCGATTTTGCCGGATTTTCGCCGTAGGCGAGACATTCTCAAAAGGGGTCCCTGCAATAGGGCTGAACCCTGAGTAGTAGGTGCGCGCAAGCCCCAACTGATTGTAAAGACGGTCACTCAAGCTCAGCAATTCCAGGTCTGTATCACCGACAGCGCCAACCACGAACTGCGTCACGATGCTGGACCGAATACGCGGATCATTTTGTTTGATGTGGTGGGCACGCTGCAACTGCACCAATAGTTCCTGCATAAAGCCTTTCTTAGGGGCCAGCGCTTCCAATCGTTCTGCTGTGGGGCCTTCTAAATTGATCGACACACGGTCTGCAAGCTGCATCGCTCGGTACAGCTGGTCATACTCGGCACCGGGCATAATTTTGAGATGTACATAGCCGCGATAGTGATATTTCTTCCGCAATATCTCTGCGGCATCGATGATTTTATCCTGGGATGAGACGCCACCTTTGATGATGCCGGAAGACAAAAATAACCCGTCGATCTGTTTGCTGCGCTGCATCGTATCCGTCGCATAGGCGATTTCATCCGGTGTCATCGTCGTGCGCCGTGTGCTGCTGTGCCCGGCGCGGAAGGGACAATAATTACAGTTGCGCTCGCAGGCGGTCGTCACCATGGTTTTGAGGATGGGCTTGCTGCCACGAGGTGTCTGCACGTGCGAAATGCAATCTGCCAGGTCAAAACCAGATCGCTGCCGCTTTATGGACGCGGAGGATGTGGCTTCACTATGGGGTGTGTCTCCCGCAGGTTCATAGAGCGTGACATCACCCATTTGAGATAACTTGGTGAAGACATCTTCCGAGCGTTTGACGTACATAGCATCTGGCCTCAACCAACTGTCAGTGGGAAGAATCATTATAGAACAAGTATTCTGTTTTCACAAGTGGCCTCAAGCCATTGTTGAGAAGTCTCTTGAGGGGCCTTATACTGAATATGATTGTTTTGGGGCTACCTATTTATCCCATGCATGTACCGTACACCGTCAACAAGCTTAAAAACAACAAGCTTAAAAATCATGAGGTCGCTATTTTATGGAGCTAATTATCGGGGTTGTGTATCTGGCTGCACTGGTCTTCTTCGCACCTCGCATGGATTCCACAAAGGCAACGGCACCTGTCTTCCACAATTTGCTCATTGGTTTGCCTGTGTTGATGGTCTTCCTGGGCCTCAATGTGCTGTTAATTGCTACGGCATCAACTGAATTTGAGTATGATTTATCTCCTACGCTTGCACTCATTTACGCCGTTTTTAGCGTCTCATTGGCTAGCATTGCCTGGGTTATGATTCAGTTACCGGGATTGCGTCAATGGATTTCGATTCATCTGATTCGTTCTAGTGGCGCGTATGACCCGGATAACGGAGTTCACACAACTGCGCTGATTTCTGTGCTGTTCATGTTGGTGTACACGGCTGCGAATTTTGTCCTGCTGGGCGGTCAGGCAGGTGTGGCACGTGCGCTATCTGAGCAGCCAGTGGAATTGATGGATATGATTGCCAGTACGGTCCGCTTTTTGGCTGTGGCGTTGATTGGCGTGGGTTTTATGCTGTATCGGGATATTGATGCCACGCTTATACGGCTTGGTTTGCGCTTGCCAACTTCGCAAGATGTCTTGTGGGGCATACTGGCTGGTGTCGGGGCATTCGCGTTGATGTTCGCTTTTAGCACAGCTTGGAGCCTTATTGCGCCACCAGAGCAAATTTCCCAGCTTAATGATGTGACGACACAGACCATGGTTGTCTTTGGTCAGACCTTGTTGGGTAGCGTTTTGTTCGCGTTTTTATCTGGTCTGGGCGAAGAGGTATTGTTCCGGGGTGCATTGCAGCCTATCTTTGGCTTATGGTGGACCTCCCTTTTCTTTGCGCTCATCCATGTGCAATATTGGTTTACGCCAGCCCTGATTATCATTTTCATCGTGTCGCTGCTATTTGGTTGGGTCAAAAAACGTACCAGCACCAACGCAGCAATCATTGCACATGTGGTGTATAATTTCTTACCATTCCTTCTGATTCAATTATTTAGTCAATCCTCGTGAGCCGAACCATGACGCAACGTTCAATGGGCTGGGTATGGGTGCTTGTATTGGCTTTCCTGGCTGCACCAGTGCTTGCACAAAATAGTGCAATAACAGATTCGGAACGTATCCGCGAGCGTGTCGTTGTATCGTTCCCACAGAGCATTTACTTTGAGTTGCAAATCCAGGGCACCGTTGACGATATTCAGGCATTGGTCCTGACCATTGCGCAAGGTACACCTCTGGAAACAGCCGTTACTTTTGGTGAGGAAGTTGAGCTGGGGGTTTTTGTAGGGGAGATCTTCGCGGGCTATACGTGGGAAATTCCTGAGGAGACGCCGCCAACGCTGTTCCAGAAGATTGCCTACACATGGCAGGGGACTGTTGCCGGTGAGGAATTTGAATATGAAGGTTCTGTGCTGTTTACGGATGATCGCTATCGATGGGCATTGGCAGAGAGTGACGATGGTCGGCTGTATATCGCTGCTGATGAGGTGATTGTCAATCCGGCGTCGTTGGTCGCACGGTTCGAGCCTGTGATCAATTTGATGCAGGCCAATACGAATCAGAATCCGACTGTTCGCGTGTTGCTGCACCGCACTGATCAGATACCAGGATGTGCCCTCAGTTTAGAGGATGAGCCTGAAGTCGTGGCTGTGGTTGATTATCAGTTGGTGACGGTGCCTTGTGATGAGGCTCGTGCAGAAGCCATCATTGAGGCGAGCGACTACCAGCTTGTGGCGGTTGATGGTACATTCGATGCAACTGAGCATCTGCTGCCTGTTCTAGCGCGTGCTTATTATCTGCCGCTCTGGCAGGGTGTTTCCGTCCCGGCATGGTTTAATTATGGGCTGCGGCACTTTTACGCGCCCATTGCGGATAGTCAGGATTTACTGGCCTCTCGCAATCAAACTCGTTCTGGTGATGTGCTGCGCTTAAGTGAGATGAACATCGTACCCGCGGACGAGGCGTCACTGAATCAATGGCGTGCACAGGCGCATGGGCTGGTTGTGTATATAGCGGCCCGCTATGGGGTTGATACTGTCTTTGAACTGGCGCGACGTGTCGGTGACTTTGATGATTTTGAAGCGGCCTATGAGGATATTACAGGTGATTCGCTCGATGCGCTGGTGCTGGATTGGGAGTCATGGTTGTTTTCTGATGCGGCCAATCTGGCGTACGGGTATGCACCCTATGTGGGCGAAACACCAACGCTGACTGCGACACCGACGATTACACAGACGCCACTGCCGCCAACAGCGACTATGACACCATCGCAGACGCCCCATGTGACGGATACGCCGCAGCCAACGCGTACACCGGTGCCACCAACCCCGACGTTGACCCCGCTGCCTGCACAGGGCTTTACTTTGCGGCCAACGGCGACGCTGACACCCACGTCATTGCCGGATGGCCTGCAAATCGCTGAAATGCTGCCAGGCGTTAGTAACTTGCAACTGGCGATCTTGTGTGGTGGCATCTTTATCGCGCTGTTGTTCGTTGCTGTGGCGATGCTCTCCCGTCAACAGAGTTCTTCGTAGCGAAACGCTATGAATGTCAAACGCTATCAGTAAATGCTATCTGGTTGAAGGACTATCTAACTGAACGTCACTGTCGGTGACGATTGACAAACGCTGAGTCTGACGACCATTGAACATGAATCAGGGTCATTATGCTAAATATCTATGAATTGGACCGTTCCGCGCTCGCTGCGCTGCTGGAAGAATGGGGTGAACCTAAATTCCGGTTTAAGCAGTTGTGGGAGTGGTTGTACGATAAACGCGTGGCGGATTATGATGCCATGACGAATTTGCCCCAAACGTTACGCGACCGCCTCAAGGCTGAGACGGTCATGGGCAGCTTGCAAGTGGAGATGCAGCAATCTAGCCAGGATGGCACGCATAAGCGACTATACAGGCTGCATGATGGGCAATTGATTGAATCTGTCTTGATGCCATACGATGATCATCGGCGTACAGCCTGTATTTCGTCACAGGCGGGTTGTGCGATGGGGTGTGTTTTTTGCGCGACGGGCCAGATGGGCTTTGCTCGCAACCTCACGAGCACAGAAATCTTTGAGCAGGCTATGCGCTTCGCCCAGGAATTGGCCGAAGAAGGCGACCGTTTGAGTAACGTCGTCCTGATGGGCATGGGGGAGCCATTCCATAATTATCGTGCAGTTATTGAGGCGATCCGCCGTTTGATGGATGATCTGGGCATTGGGGCACGCCATATCACAGTGAGCACTGTCGGGTTAGTCCCACAAATTCGCCGTTTTGCGGAGGAAGGCTTGCAGGTAACCCTGGCCGTCAGCTTGCATAAGGCGACTGATGCGGAACGTAACGACCTTATGCCAATTAACAAAAAGTGGCACATCGCTGATTTGATTGATGCGTGCCATTACTATGTCGAAAAATCGGGCCGCCGGATAACGTTTGAATGGGCAGCTATCGCTG
The Phototrophicus methaneseepsis DNA segment above includes these coding regions:
- the rlmN gene encoding 23S rRNA (adenine(2503)-C(2))-methyltransferase RlmN, which translates into the protein MLNIYELDRSALAALLEEWGEPKFRFKQLWEWLYDKRVADYDAMTNLPQTLRDRLKAETVMGSLQVEMQQSSQDGTHKRLYRLHDGQLIESVLMPYDDHRRTACISSQAGCAMGCVFCATGQMGFARNLTSTEIFEQAMRFAQELAEEGDRLSNVVLMGMGEPFHNYRAVIEAIRRLMDDLGIGARHITVSTVGLVPQIRRFAEEGLQVTLAVSLHKATDAERNDLMPINKKWHIADLIDACHYYVEKSGRRITFEWAAIAGENDTPEEAHKLGQLLSGLNCHVNIIPLNPTGGYAGQPADMDAINAFIGILETYNVPATVRVRRGIDIDAGCGQLKSRVIRPGDIAIAE